A genome region from Chryseobacterium sp. G0186 includes the following:
- a CDS encoding TIGR04139 family peptide modification target, with amino-acid sequence MKKLIGMKRDFSSLENKKINRNDLKSVQGAGEGYSYISTDCGSNCYDKETWKGGVRLSTLFIG; translated from the coding sequence ATGAAAAAATTAATTGGAATGAAGAGAGATTTCTCTTCTTTAGAAAACAAAAAAATCAACAGAAATGATTTGAAATCTGTTCAAGGTGCTGGAGAAGGCTACAGTTATATATCAACAGATTGTGGTTCTAATTGTTATGATAAGGAGACCTGGAAAGGTGGTGTACGTCTATCTACTCTTTTTATAGGCTAA